A stretch of DNA from Granulicella pectinivorans:
ATTGAAGCCACGGAGAAAGTACTGGTTTGCCTTCCCGCCACCGGCGTGTTGCGTGATGATGACCCCGGGGACCGTCTCCAGAACCTCACCCGAACGAAGAATCGGACGATCCTGGATCTCCGATGCGCCCACCGTTCCTTGAGTCGCGGAATTTGCAATTCCGGTAAGGTCGTCGTCTCGGCCTTCCACCTCGATCATGGAGGTCACGGCGCTTACGGTCAGAACGATACGCAGCGACGTTTGCGGCTCGGTGAGGCCCAAAGTGAACCTGATTTCTTGGGTCTCAAAATCCGTTTTAGAGGCCGCGAGGCGGTACGCCCCTGGCGGCAGTCCGGGCAGATCGAAGGCTCCGTTCCTGTCCGTCTGCGTTGTGCTCGTTACAGTCCCGTTTGCACTCTGAACCTGCACGGTAGCGCGGGCTACGAGTGCTCCGGTAGTGTCCATCACCGTTCCTGAGATATTCAAGGGGAGAGCCCTTCTTGTGACAGCGTCCGGCGTTGCTTTCTGGAGGGCGCTCGCCTGTCGGGGGTGGAGCGCGCAGAAAGGAACGATCACCAGCAGGGCTGCGGTGAGATACCTCATAGGGCCTTCCAGGTCAGTTCCAGGATGACGACAAAGCTGAGAGATACTCCAAAGCAAGATCGAACCGGATACAGCAAGTGCGCCGAAGTCATATTTCAATCGTATTCGGTTCAACTCCCGCTTCGTTCCTCAGGGCAAAGTCCATTGCAAGCAAACGCCTTGTGGGGGATGCAACATGGGATTGAGGGAATGCACTCACTTATTCCCACGAAGACACATGGGCAACTGCGGCAAGAGCATGGGGCTCTGCGCAAAATTTGCCGGGACGAGACAGAGATGCTTCAATGGTGTAATTGCGGAAGCTTATCGCCATTGCGTTGCTGGCCTTCTTCGGCCTGCCGTTTGCCTCCACGCTCCTCGCGCTCACGCCGAAGAGTGAACCAAACCTGCCTGCGTGCTGCCGACGCAATGGCAAGCACCACTGCATGATGAGTATGGCGGAGCGTGAAAAGTTGGCCGGCGATAAGCCAGCTTTTGTATCACCCCCCGATAAGTGTCCGTTCGCGCCGTCTCATGCGCTCATTGCACCAAACCGCGATCAAGTTGGTCTGTTACCCGGCAGTGCAATCTTCGCGGGCCTCATCAGCCATCCTGCAGTCTATCCGCAGGTTCTGGCCCAGTGGCGCATCAACCGCGAACGTTCGAATCAGAAGCGCGGCCCCCCGACCGCCTGAAATCGTCCCCGAATTCATAGCAGCATGAACAGCCTCCCTTACGGGGAGACACGTCGTCGTGCATGTTCTCGCCGGTGAATGGCTGATTTCGGGAGAAGGCCATGTGCAAAGTGGGGAATTCTCTCATCCTGTCCCTGTTGTGCATGACGTAGCTGGTTGGTGTCCCCGTCTTCAAGTAGGTCTCTGGAGGATTCCACTTCAATGGCCCTCGGGAGAAATCAGTTGAGATTCTCTCTCGTTTTCGCTCCTGCTCAGGGAGCAATGCGAAGCGGCGAATCGCTGTAGATGTTCGTTCAACAGGCAAGGAGTGTTGAAGAAGAGATTGCGTAAGTTCTTAGCCATTGCGTTGCTTGCCGTCTTCGGCTTGCCGTTCGTCTCTCCTCTCCTCGCGATGACCGCGAGAAGTGAGGCGAATCTGCCTGCGTGCTGCAGGAAGCATGGCAAACACCACTGCATGATGAGCGCGGTGGAACGCGATCTTCTGAATGATGGCAAGCCTGCGTTTACCGCACCGCTTGAAAGATGCCCATACTCGCCTGCAGCCATCCTGGGTACGAACCATCCGTCCAAGCTCGCGTACCCGGCATGGCAGATGATCCATGCGGATTTCGCCACCTACGCTGTAGGGGATACAGGCACTACTAAGTTGCACGTAGCCCGTGACCGAGCACACTGTAAACGTGGTCCTCCCGCTCGCTTCCTCTTTTGAAGTCGGACCTTAGTGTGCGCCGCTGCCTACGCGAGACATGCTTACGCCTGAACTCGGAACTCGCAGTTACGGATACTCCATCACGCCTATCGTGAATTGGATGTCCCTGCACTTCCGCGAGAAAACCGCCCCGAGCGGAGAAGAGATGAAGAGAGATGAATAGACATTGGAAGACCTTGCTTGTCGCTGCCGTGGTGCTGACAAGCCTGCACGCGACCGTCGTCGCAGCTCAGGACACGACATCGACTGTAACGGGGCAAGTCGTCGATCCCGGCGATGCCGCCATCGTCGGTGCGCAGATCGACCTGCGCACAAGCAACGGGGCGAAGGTGCTCCGCACAACCTCGGACTCCCAGGGGCGATTTATGCTTCGCGGTCTCTCTGGAGGACGTTACGTATTAGACGTGCTGCACGATGGTTTTCAGGAAACCAAGCAAACGCTGGTGTTATCCGGCAACGTTATGGAGGCCACACGAGTCCAGATGCCTGTTTCTACGCTGACCCAGAGTGTGACCGTTTCCGCGAGCCCCGCGCTGGCGACAGAAACTCCGGTAAGCCAAAGTCAGGCTGAGGTAAGCCGTGAGGACTTCAAGAACTCTCCCGCAATTACGGTGGCCGATATCGTGAGCATGATGCCGGGCGTAACCTTCGTCCCTGGAAATGGTCCCCGCGACGTTGCGATCTCGGTACGTGGATCGAGCACGAGACAGACCTATGGCGTACGCAACATCAAGGTCTTCGAGGATGGCTTTCCTGTCACGCAGCCCGATGGCCTGGCGCGAACCGACCTCACCGACCCACACGCCTATAGCAGTGTCGACGTCGTTCGCGGACCGTCTTCGGCGCTCTACGGAAACTACGCCACGGGAGGCGCGATTAACTTCCACACGCGCTCTGGCAGCGAGATCAAGGGGCTTGAAGTCGGGGCAGACTTTGGCAGCTTCAACTACTTCAACGACTATGCAACGTATGGCGCTGGAGATGATCGCTATCAGCTGTCGGTGTTTCTGAGCAACGTGCGCGCGGATCAGGCCACGGTCAACAACCAGTTCAATACGGTGACCGCAAATATCCTCGCCAGCTTTGCCGCAACGCCGCATGATCGTATGACGTTCAAGTTCATCAACAACGACCTGGATACGAATCTCTCCATTCGTTTGTCGCGCGCGCAGTATCAATTGAATCCGTACCAGCTTGGCTGCCAGACGTATAGCGTGGCCTTCGCGACCAATGGTTGCGCCAGCGTCAGTGTCTACGTCAATGGATACAACGGAACAAGGCAGTCGCTCGGAGCTGCGGAGGCAGGCTTAAACCGCCACGACCGCCGCACGATCGTCGGCGCGAGGTATGAGCACGATCTGACGGAGAAGACGACTTGGCAGACGCAGTTCGTCTGGGATAACCGTGACGCCAATCAGCCAACGAGTTCCTCTGCCTATCGTGGAACGTTGCCGTCATTCAATGTGATGAGTGACCTGCTGCGCCACGGTTCTACCTTGGGCCGCTCGTCGACGACCGTCGTGGGCGGCTTCTTCAACTACGAGAACATCAACTCGACCAGTGCGAACCTGATGCCTGGTGGAAACGCGACCATCGGCGGCGCGACGCAGACGGTTCAGGGAAGTCACCTCAACTCCGGGTTCCACGCACGACAGGAGATGTCTTTGGGCGAACGATGGACTCTTGTAGCGGGTCTGGGCGGCGAGTACACGAAACTCAGTGCGCTGGCGAACAACTTCTCGTATCCGGTTGGAGGCACACCGACGATCTCGCCGGTGACTGCCAATCGTCCCTTCTTCAATGTCGCGCCGGAGGTGGGTGTGCAGTTCCGCCCGGACAATGCCTGGCGTCTGCATGCCCGCGTTGGGACTGGGTATGGCACGCCGCAGGCCACACAGCTCTTCACGACACCGCAGGGCGCCTTCGGCAATAACACCACGTTGAAGACGCAAAGGAACATCGGCATCGACACCGGTGCGGACTGGGCGTTGAGTTCCACGCTGCAGCTTTCCGGAACTTTCTTCTACGAGTGGTTCCGCAACGAGCAAGTGACGCAATCGCCGGGCGTAAACCTCCAGAGCTTCACCTTCAACGCGCCCGCATCGGCGCATCGCGGAGTGGAAGCGAGCCTCGATTGGCATCCATTGCCGCAGCGGCTCACGGGCCTGCGTCTTCGGACCGCATACACCTACGACAACCAAATCTACACAGACTACACGGAGCAGCTCACGACCGGAAGTGTGACCAATACATTCGCTCGCTCGAACAATCGCATCCCCGGTGTGCAGCCGCACTTCCTGGATGGGCGCGTGATCTACGATCAGTCCACGGGCTCGCTGCGCGGCTTGGGTGGATATGTCGAAGCCACCTGGCGTGACCAGTACTTCCTGGATAACGCGAACCTGCTCACGGCTCCCGGATACACGCTGCTCAACCTCAGCTTG
This window harbors:
- a CDS encoding TonB-dependent receptor, whose amino-acid sequence is MNRHWKTLLVAAVVLTSLHATVVAAQDTTSTVTGQVVDPGDAAIVGAQIDLRTSNGAKVLRTTSDSQGRFMLRGLSGGRYVLDVLHDGFQETKQTLVLSGNVMEATRVQMPVSTLTQSVTVSASPALATETPVSQSQAEVSREDFKNSPAITVADIVSMMPGVTFVPGNGPRDVAISVRGSSTRQTYGVRNIKVFEDGFPVTQPDGLARTDLTDPHAYSSVDVVRGPSSALYGNYATGGAINFHTRSGSEIKGLEVGADFGSFNYFNDYATYGAGDDRYQLSVFLSNVRADQATVNNQFNTVTANILASFAATPHDRMTFKFINNDLDTNLSIRLSRAQYQLNPYQLGCQTYSVAFATNGCASVSVYVNGYNGTRQSLGAAEAGLNRHDRRTIVGARYEHDLTEKTTWQTQFVWDNRDANQPTSSSAYRGTLPSFNVMSDLLRHGSTLGRSSTTVVGGFFNYENINSTSANLMPGGNATIGGATQTVQGSHLNSGFHARQEMSLGERWTLVAGLGGEYTKLSALANNFSYPVGGTPTISPVTANRPFFNVAPEVGVQFRPDNAWRLHARVGTGYGTPQATQLFTTPQGAFGNNTTLKTQRNIGIDTGADWALSSTLQLSGTFFYEWFRNEQVTQSPGVNLQSFTFNAPASAHRGVEASLDWHPLPQRLTGLRLRTAYTYDNQIYTDYTEQLTTGSVTNTFARSNNRIPGVQPHFLDGRVIYDQSTGSLRGLGGYVEATWRDQYFLDNANLLTAPGYTLLNLSLHYDPPVGHGFTSRLRFFFDLQNLANKTYVGSAGNITDSLNTSGQQNGASVLANSTGSIYAGTPRASYGGVRVRF